ATCCGTGACAAAAGATTGGTAGACAGAACCAGGTCTACCGGGACCATCTCAGTTACGTGTGGCTACTGTGAGCTCCTCGACCAAAGATGGATAGAGAGAGCCGGGTCTACTGGGACTACCTCGGTTACGTGTGGATACCTTTAGCGTCTCGACCAAAGATGGATAGACAGGACCAGATTTACTGGGACCACCTTGGTTACGTGTGCCTACTGTGAGCGTCTCGACCAAAGATGGATATACAAGACCAGATTTACTGGGACCACCTTGGTTACGTGTGCCTACTGTGAGCGTCTCGACCAAAGATGGATAGACAGGACCAGATTTACTGGGACCACCTTGGTTACGTGTGGATACCGTGAGCGTCTCGACCAAAGATGGATAGACAGGACCAGATTTACTGGGACCACCTTGGTTACGTGTGCCTACTGTGAGCGTCTCGACCAAAGATGGATAGACAGGACCAGATTTACTGGGACCACCTTGGTTACGTGTGCCTACTGTGAGCGTCTCAACCAAAGATGGATAGACAGGACCAGATTTACTGGGACCACCGTGGTTACGTGTGGCTACTGTGAGCGTCTCGACCAAAGATGGATAGACAGGATTGGGTCTACCGGAACCACCTGGGATACGTATGACTTCCGTGACCTTCGTGACCAAAGATGGATAGACAGGACCGGTTCTATTGGGACCACCTTGGACACGTGGTAAAGGACCTTTACGGGACGGGTATGTGCATGAGCCAGCTAGACCAGTCGAAAATCGTTTACAGCATTTGCCTCCATATGGACACATTGCGTCATAGCCGCAAGGTACCTGCATACCACCGACTATTATATAGTTTTCGTTGCAGGAACCTGGGCGCTCGAGTTCTGCTGGTATTTGACATCTTTGACCCTTGTCTCCAGCATAACAACATTTCTGTACTTCGGGGCATTGTTCGTCAATGTTACAATGTGGGCCAAGGTCTAGCTCCTGGTAAATCTTCTTTGATGGGCAACGCCCGGGCTTTGGTACAcctaaaatgttttgtttttgttaaccAAAAGTACAAATTTCACATTGAAAAAACGATATTCAATTTCCGTATTTTTATAGAAGTTGGAAGATTTATCGACTGAGCTATAACATAACTTTACACTCCTGACCAAAGGCAATCAGACGTTGAAGACGTTTCTGATAATGTGTACTTAGTAATAATTGGTAGAAAAAAAGAAGTTAGTTCTGTTTTTACTCTTAGTATTTGATCAGAGACGTCTGAGCTACACAAATATCAACATGACTATTGCTTTCTGCTTCTGataatttgtttatcaattttaggTAATTCactcaaaccaaaaaaaaaggtACAAGA
This genomic window from Crassostrea angulata isolate pt1a10 chromosome 8, ASM2561291v2, whole genome shotgun sequence contains:
- the LOC128161231 gene encoding collagen alpha-1(III) chain-like translates to MYTLLVLGLVVAFCLADGDYTDEYDYNDEYSAHGVGGGYPREGFIRHRTSLGEGIMRPLLRAVTDGFEVIDGGTSVEGNGGRAEEGNKGTSKEGNGGIPEYCYEGPPKEGNKGTSKEGNGGTPEKGKGGTPKEGNGGTPKEGNGGTPKEGNGGTPKEGNGGTPEEGNGGTPKEGNKGTSKEGNGGTPEKGKGGTPKEGNGGTPENGKGGAPKEGNGGTPKKVSGGSPREGAGGAPVRVDRKSVAEVTSLPLLPSVPKPGRCPSKKIYQELDLGPHCNIDEQCPEVQKCCYAGDKGQRCQIPAELERPGSCNENYIIVGGMQVPCGYDAMCPYGGKCCKRFSTGLAGSCTYPSRKGPLPRVQGGPNRTGPVYPSLVTKVTEVIRIPGGSGRPNPVYPSLVETLTVATRNHGGPSKSGPVYPSLVETLTVGTRNQGGPSKSGPVYPSLVETLTVGTRNQGGPSKSGPVYPSLVETLTVSTRNQGGPSKSGPVYPSLVETLTVGTRNQGGPSKSGLVYPSLVETLTVGTRNQGGPSKSGPVYPSLVETLKVSTRNRGSPSRPGSLYPSLVEELTVATRN